Below is a genomic region from Brucella sp. BE17.
GCACGATACCGCGGCGCTGCCATTCGGCGATGCTGAGCGAGCCGGATGGGAATTTGCCGCTTGCTGGCAGCACCACTTCATAGCCCCATGTTCGTCCCGGCTGCCAGCCGTTTTTGTGCAGAAGATTGGCCGCCGTGCCCAGCGCATCGGGGATGGAGTTCCAGATGTCGCGTTTGCCGTCGCCATCCATATCGACAGCATAGGCCTGGTAGCTCGTCGGGATGAATTGAGTGTGGCCGAGTGCGCCCGCCCACGAGCCCGAAAGATGCGCGCGGTCGATGTCGCCGGTCTGGAGAATTTTCATGGCCGCGATCAGCTGGGTGCGACCAAATTTGGCTCGTCTTTTATCGGCATAAGCAAGCGTTGCCAGCGAGCGAATGGCATCGCGCATTACGTCATCGCGCTTGAGGATTTCGCCATAATTGCTTTCCATGGACCAGATGGCGAGCAGAATGTTGCGGTCGACTGAAAACCGCTTCTCGATGCGCTGAAGCCATGGGCCCCATTTGCGTGCCATGTTCTGGCCAACCGAAACTGATTGTTCGTTGACGCGGTTATCGATGTAGTTCCAGACTGGTTCGGTAAACTCGGGCTGGTAACGCGCTTTTTGCAGAACAACCGGATCGGGCGCGTCGACGCCACGAAATGCACGGTCGAAGGTGGAAGGTGTTACGCCGCTCTTGACAGCCACAGTGCGGAAACTTGCCACC
It encodes:
- a CDS encoding lytic murein transglycosylase, with product MLRFPFNMKQTIARKGAAIIATALLACTLSSGAAFADAQFRQWVASFRTVAVKSGVTPSTFDRAFRGVDAPDPVVLQKARYQPEFTEPVWNYIDNRVNEQSVSVGQNMARKWGPWLQRIEKRFSVDRNILLAIWSMESNYGEILKRDDVMRDAIRSLATLAYADKRRAKFGRTQLIAAMKILQTGDIDRAHLSGSWAGALGHTQFIPTSYQAYAVDMDGDGKRDIWNSIPDALGTAANLLHKNGWQPGRTWGYEVVLPASGKFPSGSLSIAEWQRRGIVRANGRPFPDANEKATLKVLDGRKGPAFLMTKNFFVLKRYNNADKYALAVGLLADRIGGYQGLRQDWNRPFTPITMNEREELQSHLKALGYYDGKIDGKIGSTSRAAIEAFQKRNGLQPDGHPSKEVLSVLRRR